The proteins below are encoded in one region of Gambusia affinis linkage group LG07, SWU_Gaff_1.0, whole genome shotgun sequence:
- the wu:fb55g09 gene encoding coiled-coil domain-containing glutamate-rich protein 1 produces MLSEIMCRRIFQQQRRQDEKLKDVDVRRKSGETPGWTAGWTKSCSGRLQSRRQGGRRARLPRHKPRPHRPQRPRRPLRSLRPVNIQGKGARGMQAPQNTNQFLMQEKYQMQQLRSDSVGGDSGCSSDSDLELTDMDSYLGVLENARGGLLDGPEPLPSPGPPGPRIFLQEDSIQYVPSEDDLQLSHNFMQRDFAQFCDFLAA; encoded by the coding sequence ATGCTCTCAGAGATCATGTGTAGGAGGATCTTCCAGCAGCAAAGGCGGCAGGACGAGAAGCTGAAGGACGTCGACGTCCGCAGGAAGAGCGGCGAGACGCCTGGCTGGACGGCCGGCTGGACCAAGAGCTGCAGCGGCCGCCTGCAGAGCCGGAGGCAGGGGGGGCGCAGGGCGCGCCTGCCCCGCCACAAGCCCCGCCCCCATCGCCCGCAGCGCCCCCGCAGGCCGCTGCGGTCCCTGCGTCCGGTCAACATCCAGGGTAAGGGGGCCCGGGGCATGCAGGCCCCCCAGAACACCAACCAGTTTCTGATGCAGGAGAAGTACCAGATGCAGCAGCTGCGCTCCGACTCGGTGGGTGGCGACAGCGGCTGCAGCTCCGACAGCGACCTGGAGCTCACCGACATGGACTCATACCTGGGCGTCCTGGAGAACGCCAGAGGCGGCCTGTTGGACGGCCCCGAGCCGCTGCCGTCGCCAGGACCACCGGGGCCGCGCATCTTCCTGCAGGAAGACAGCATCCAGTACGTCCCCTCGGAGGACGACTTGCAGCTGAGCCACAACTTCATGCAGAGGGACTTTGCTCAGTTCTGCGACTTCCTGGCAGCGTGA